Proteins from one Xenopus tropicalis strain Nigerian chromosome 1, UCB_Xtro_10.0, whole genome shotgun sequence genomic window:
- the ficd gene encoding protein adenylyltransferase FICD isoform X1, with protein MAVTECEWASLGSRIGLRAALVLLSGSLLVVLFPLSGLEHQYRTALNILLQCNLWGGDDRHTFTGQTRGLAVASTAIELLVLKQKPTSDVKFEAKAALNQALEMKRQGKKEKAHKLLHHALKMDPDHVDALNELGILLEEEKDIIQADYLYSKALTISPHNEKALINRDRTLPLVEEIDQRYFSLIDSKVKKLMSIPKGNPALRRVMEESYYHHIYHTVAIEGNTLSLSEIRHIIETRYAVPGKSLEEQNEVIGMHAAMKYVNATLVSRIGSVTIDNILEIHRRILGYVDPVEAGRFRRNQVFVGHHIPPHPRDVEKLMQEFVQWLNSEEAMSLHPVEFAALAHYKLVYIHPFVDGNGRTSRLLMNLILMQAGYPPITVRKEQRSEYYHVLEIANEGDVRPFIRFIAKCTESTLDLLLIATAEHPVGLPEPNHGFSECKQTITIKT; from the exons ATGGCAGTGACAGAGTGCGAATGGGCATCTTTGGGCTCTCGTATAGGGCTGCGAGCTGCGCTGGTGCTACTGTCTGGTTCGCTTCTGGTGGTTCTGTTTCCTTTGAGTGGACTGGAGCATCAGTACAGAACTGCCTTGAACATATTGCTGCAGTGTAACCTGTGGGGTGGTGATGATCGGCACACATTCACTGGCCAGACAAGGGGTCTAGCTGTCGCGTCAACCGCAATTGAACTTCTTGTGCTGAAACAGAAACCTACATCAG ATGTCAAGTTTGAAGCCAAGGCTGCTCTAAACCAAGCTTTGGAAATGAAACGCCAGGGGAAGAAGGAAAAAGCCCATAAGCTTCTTCATCATGCCTTAAAGATGGATCCAGATCATGTGGATGCCTTAAATGAGCTTGGCATCCTACTGGAAGAAGAAAAGGACATCATTCAAGCTGACTATTTATATTCTAAAGCTTTGACGATATCCCCACATAATGAAAAGGCTTTGATAAACCGAGACCGCACACTGCCCCTTGTTGAAGAAATTGACCAGAGGTACTTCAGTTTAATCGACAGCAAAGTTAAGAAATTGATGTCAATCCCTAAAGGCAATCCTGCTCTCCGCAGGGTTATGGAAGAGTCTTATTACCATCACATCTATCACACAGTAGCTATAGAAGGAAACACCCTCTCACTTTCAGAGATCCGACACATCATTGAAACACGTTACGCTGTGCCAGGAAAGAGCCTTGAAGAGCAGAATGAGGTCATAGGTATGCATGCTGCCATGAAATACGTCAACGCAACTTTGGTTTCCAGAATAGGATCGGTGACCATTGACAACATCTTAGAAATACATCGGCGGATTTTGGGCTATGTGGATCCTGTAGAAGCTGGCCGTTTTCGGCGTAACCAAGTTTTTGTTGGTCACCATATTCCACCCCATCCTAGAGATGTAGAGAAGCTCATGCAGGAATTTGTGCAGTGGCTAAACTCTGAAGAAGCAATGAGCCTACATCCTGTGGAGTTTGCAGCTCTAGCCCATTATAAACTAGTGTACATACATCCTTTTGTAGATGGCAATGGTAGGACGTCTCGCTTGCTTATGAACCTTATTTTGATGCAAGCAGGATACCCACCAATTACTGTAAGGAAAGAACAGAGGTCAGAGTATTACCATGTTTTAGAAATAGCCAATGAAGGGGATGTGAGGCCTTTCATAAGGTTTATTGCCAAATGCACTGAGAGCACCTTAGATCTTTTATTGATTGCTACAGCAGAGCATCCTGTGGGTCTTCCAGAGCCCAATCATGGCTTTTCAGAGTGCAAACAAACTATTACAATTAAGACTTGA